CAGCACTTTTAGATTTAAAAGATCCTTCAAAAGTGGTAGCAAGGCAGAAAGAGCCTATTTTGGAGCCTGAACTTGATTGGGAAAAAGAAGGTCTTGTACCGAATGTAGTGTTTAGCTGTGGTGCAGTTGAAGCAAATGGAATGTACTACGTTTATTATGGTGGTGCAGATACACATATAGGTGTCGCAGTAGTGGAAAAAAATAAAATATCATTTTAAGGAGTGGATAAATTGATAAAGCTAAAAAGGCTAAGCGACAAACCAATTTTAGAACCAGTGACAGAGCATGAATGGGAGAGAAAAGCTGTATTTAACTGTTCTGCAATATACGACAATGGATTGTTTCACCTTATCTACAGAGCGACAGATTTAGGACCACACAAAAAATACGGCAAGTATATATCAAGGTTAGGCTACGCTGTAAGCAAAGATGGAATTAACTTTATGAGGCTTGATAAGCCTGTTTTAAGCAATGACGTAGAGCAAGAATTAAGGGGATGCGAAGATCCTAGGATAGTTAAAATAGATAACACATATTACATGATGTACACAGGCTTTGGGGATAGGACAGATGATGACTACAGAATATGCCTTGCAACTTCGAAAAATTTGATAAATTGGGAGAGAAAAGGCGTTGTGCTAGATGAACCCAACAAAGATGCCACACTGTTTCCTGAGAAAATAAATGGCAATTATGTGATGTTTCACAGAAGGTATCCGGATATATGGATAGCATATTCAAGGGATTTAAAAACATGGTTTGGTCATAAATCGATCATAAAACCTATAAAAGGTACATGGGAAAGCTCAAGAGTCGGTGTTGCTGGGCCTCCGATTAAGACAAAAGATGGTTGGTTTTTGATATATCACGCTGCAGACGAGAATAATGTCTATAGACTAGGTGCTGCACTTCTCGAGTTAAATGATCCATTGATAGTTTTAGCAAGGCAAAAGGAGCCGATTTTGGAACCAGAGCTTGAATGGGAAAAGAACGGCTTTATATCAAATGTAGTTTTTAGCTGCGGCAACGCAGTAAGAGGCGACGACATATTTGTATATTACGGTGGCGCAGACACTGTAATAGGTGTTGCGTATATAAATATGAATGACATAAAATTTGATTAATCATGAAAAACCCCTCACATCAAGAGAGTATATATGATGTGAGGGGTTTTTCATGATTTATTATAATAATTATTGCAATTGACAAAATACAGAATAATTTTGAATATATCAAACGGTTGACATATTTATAAATGCGTGATATAATAAAACCATAATAAAAAGCTTTACAAAAAGCTTTAAAATAAATATGGAGAGGAGATCATCATGAAGAGAAAAAAATTATTATCAATGGTGGTATCGTCAGCTTTGATACTTTCTCTTGCAGCAGGTTGTGGCACAAATAATAATACAGCTAAAAGTAATACATCATCAACTAAGAACTCTGAAATCGTTAAAATTACATTTTTAAATTCTAAAGGCGAAATTGAATCACAGTTAGAAGACGCGGCTAAGGCATTTACGAAAGAGAATCCAAATATAACGGTAGATGTAATTCCTGCTCCAGCAGGGCAATCTCCATTTGAAAAAGTTACTTCAATGTATGCTGCAGGAAATGCACCTACGCTAGCAATGCTGGATCCGGGTGATATAGCTAAATTCAAAGATAAATTTTTAGATCTAAGTGGCGAAAAATGGGTTGCGGATGCGATCGATTGGACTTTAAGTGTAGCCAGAGTAGATGGAAAGGTTATAGCATTTCCATTAGCAGTAGAGGGTTATGGTTTCATATACAATAAAGCAGTTTTGGATAAAGCATTTGGGGGTAACTTTGATCCTAAATCGATAAAGACAAGAAATGATTTAGAAAATGCATTTAAAAAGGTTGAAGCTACTGGTGCAAAAGCTCTTGAGATTTCACCCATGGATTGGTCTTTAGGTGCACACTTTCTGACGCTAGCGTATGCAGACCAATCAAAGGATCCAGCTCAAGTAAATAAGTTTATATCAGATCTAAAAGCTGGAAAAGTTAATTTGGCTAATAATAAAGTTTTCAACGGTTTGATGGATACATTTGACATGATGAAAAAGTACAATTTGGATAAAAGCAATCCAATGGCTCCAACGTATGATAAAGGACCTGAGGTGATTGGAAAAGGAGAAGTAGGTTTTTGGTTTATGGGAAACTGGGCATGGCCGCAAATAAAGACATTTGATACAGCTAATGGTCAATATGGATTTATACCTGTACCCATAAGCAATAATCCCGACGATTATGGTAATTCACAGATAGCAGTAGGTCCATCGAAATTTATAGGCATAGATAAGACACAGAACAATGCGGCTCAACAGGATGCTGCTAAGAAATTCTTGAATTGGTTAGTTTACAGTCAGGCGGGACAGGATGTTCTTGTGAACAAAGCCAATGTTATACCTGCTTTTAAAAATATTG
The nucleotide sequence above comes from Thermoanaerobacterium sp. CMT5567-10. Encoded proteins:
- a CDS encoding glycosidase — translated: MIKLKRLSDKPILEPVTEHEWERKAVFNCSAIYDNGLFHLIYRATDLGPHKKYGKYISRLGYAVSKDGINFMRLDKPVLSNDVEQELRGCEDPRIVKIDNTYYMMYTGFGDRTDDDYRICLATSKNLINWERKGVVLDEPNKDATLFPEKINGNYVMFHRRYPDIWIAYSRDLKTWFGHKSIIKPIKGTWESSRVGVAGPPIKTKDGWFLIYHAADENNVYRLGAALLELNDPLIVLARQKEPILEPELEWEKNGFISNVVFSCGNAVRGDDIFVYYGGADTVIGVAYINMNDIKFD
- a CDS encoding ABC transporter substrate-binding protein; protein product: MKRKKLLSMVVSSALILSLAAGCGTNNNTAKSNTSSTKNSEIVKITFLNSKGEIESQLEDAAKAFTKENPNITVDVIPAPAGQSPFEKVTSMYAAGNAPTLAMLDPGDIAKFKDKFLDLSGEKWVADAIDWTLSVARVDGKVIAFPLAVEGYGFIYNKAVLDKAFGGNFDPKSIKTRNDLENAFKKVEATGAKALEISPMDWSLGAHFLTLAYADQSKDPAQVNKFISDLKAGKVNLANNKVFNGLMDTFDMMKKYNLDKSNPMAPTYDKGPEVIGKGEVGFWFMGNWAWPQIKTFDTANGQYGFIPVPISNNPDDYGNSQIAVGPSKFIGIDKTQNNAAQQDAAKKFLNWLVYSQAGQDVLVNKANVIPAFKNIVLEPQDPLAKSIKQYMEEGNTLKLEFNTILPSDHWSKLGASMQKYLSGVIDRKVLINDIESYWKSVQ